One window of Phalacrocorax carbo chromosome 1, bPhaCar2.1, whole genome shotgun sequence genomic DNA carries:
- the KCNRG gene encoding potassium channel regulatory protein: protein MSDRGVVVLSVGGVRFVTRASTLQQFPESRLARMLNDDDREFKLVNGEFFVDRDGTLFSYIMDFLRTLQVSLPTDFSDYQRLQREAEFYGLYLLADLLSQEHLLKPRLEILEVRFSLQEMQAFFRIFGSCSTTVETLAEQITVFTGQQSGQSWSSPFPSLVPLPLERPSHHDMVFQCGTDYPAGDQFVARYVSIKPDNRKLINGTNVLGLLLDTLLKDGFRLMSTRTVSGEDKVECYSFERTKRPAGLTVTVNQTPGSSGVAQAKRTQAQKGK from the exons ATGAGTGACCGAGGGGTGGTCGTTCTGAGCGTGGGAGGTGTGAGATTTGTAACGCGGGCTTCTACCTTGCAGCAGTTCCCCGAGTCCAGGCTAGCACGGATGTTGAATGATGATGACCGGGAATTTAAACTGGTGAACGGAGAGTTTTTTGTGGACAGAGATGGAACTTTGTTTAGTTACATCATGGACTTCTTGAGGACTCTCCAGGTCTCCTTACCTACTGATTTCTCAGACTATCAGAggctgcagagagaagcagaattCTATGGGCTCTACCTTCTGGCCGACCTCCTGAGCCAGGAACACTTGCTGAAGCCAAGGCTGGAGATCTTGGAAGTGCGTTTTTCTCTCCAAGAGATGCAGGCATTTTTCCGGATCTTTGGTTCCTGCAGTACCACTGTTGAGACGCTGGCTGAACAGATCACTGTGTTTACAGGGCAGCAGTCAGGACAGAGCTGGAGCagcccttttccttctctcGTTCCCCTTCCTTTGGAAAGACCTTCTCATCACGACATGGTTTTTCAGTGTGGTACTGACTACCCTGCTGGTGACCAGTTTGTGGCGAG gtATGTTTCCATAAAGCCTGATAATAGAAAGCTGATAAACGGTACTAATGTGCTAGGCCTACTGCTTGACACTTTACTGAAGGATGGATTTCGCCTCATGAGCACCAGGACAGTCTCCGGTGAAGACAAAGTCGAATGCTACAGTTTTGAAAGGACGAAGAGGCCAGCAGGCCTTACCGTCACGGTGAACCAAACCCCGGGGAGCTCCGGGGTGGCGCAGGCAAAGAGAACCCAAGCgcagaaagggaaataa